The Methanocella arvoryzae MRE50 genome includes a region encoding these proteins:
- a CDS encoding lipoate--protein ligase family protein — protein MWRVIPLELRSAAENMAIDEAIAEGITAGLSMPTIRFYRWKPSAVTIGCFQCLQDEVNVAGCKEKGIDIVRRRTGGGAVYHDHSGEITYSVIAPERYFPKDIKASYKEICGWIVNGLSITDIKAEFRPINDVTVNGRKISGSAQTRRQGVLTQHGTILYSVDRDSMFTVLKPSEKKLDGKAVTTFRDYVTSASEEGCPSLQMLYNALLLGFTAGKSWKPGELSLEEAEAVRRLVPKYCSDEWNCSR, from the coding sequence GTGTGGAGAGTAATCCCTCTCGAGCTGCGATCTGCAGCGGAGAACATGGCCATAGACGAGGCGATTGCAGAAGGCATCACTGCCGGCCTGTCCATGCCTACGATACGGTTTTACAGGTGGAAGCCATCAGCCGTCACCATCGGCTGCTTCCAGTGCCTGCAGGACGAAGTGAACGTAGCGGGCTGTAAAGAGAAAGGCATCGACATTGTCCGCAGGCGTACAGGCGGCGGGGCAGTGTACCACGACCATTCGGGCGAGATCACTTACAGCGTCATCGCGCCTGAGAGGTACTTCCCGAAAGACATCAAGGCCTCATATAAAGAGATCTGCGGGTGGATCGTAAACGGGCTCTCCATCACGGACATCAAGGCAGAGTTCAGGCCGATCAACGATGTCACTGTTAATGGCAGAAAAATTTCGGGCAGCGCCCAGACCAGGCGACAGGGAGTCCTCACCCAGCACGGGACTATCCTATACAGCGTCGACAGAGACAGCATGTTTACAGTGTTAAAACCCTCGGAGAAAAAGCTGGACGGTAAGGCTGTAACAACATTTAGAGACTACGTCACCTCGGCATCTGAAGAAGGCTGCCCGTCACTGCAGATGCTCTACAACGCCCTGTTGCTCGGCTTCACGGCAGGCAAGAGCTGGAAGCCGGGAGAGCTTTCTTTAGAAGAAGCCGAAGCAGTCCGACGGCTGGTACCAAAGTACTGCTCGGATGAGTGGAACTGCTCTCGGTGA
- a CDS encoding rhodanese-like domain-containing protein, whose product MLSLYTAHVRSISMDHLKRMMDNNEPFVLLDVRSRNDFDREHIKGARSLPLDEIEESAKNMIRPDEMVIVYCDSFVCSASTSASKILTRLGYTNVRDYKGGLREWKQSGLPTESRYQ is encoded by the coding sequence GTGTTATCATTGTACACGGCGCACGTCAGGTCGATCAGCATGGATCACCTGAAGAGGATGATGGACAACAACGAACCATTCGTACTGCTGGATGTCCGGAGCAGAAACGACTTCGACCGGGAGCACATCAAAGGCGCGAGGTCCCTGCCGCTCGACGAGATCGAGGAATCTGCCAAAAACATGATACGGCCAGACGAAATGGTCATCGTGTACTGCGACAGCTTCGTCTGCTCAGCCAGCACCAGCGCCTCCAAGATACTCACCAGGCTGGGCTACACGAACGTCAGAGACTATAAAGGCGGCCTCAGGGAGTGGAAACAGTCCGGGCTGCCCACAGAGAGCCGCTATCAATGA